The Fulvia fulva chromosome 1, complete sequence region CCGGATCCGGCTGCCAATGCTGCTCCGTCTGGACGCCTTTGCTGTAGGATATCACCTCTGGCTTGGACTCCACGTGTATCTCGTAGACGGTGGTCAGGCTAGCGAATGACAACGTCTGCGGCTCGGTTGATGCGTCCTGGTATGTCACTGACGGTGTGCTCGCATCGTCGGAGGATTGATCAATTCTGCTACTCCGCTTCTTGTTGGTCGGTGTGCCAGGGGTTGTGGATGAGGGTCGATCGACCAGGGAGGATATAAGGGACTCGATGTCTTCTCGTTTCGTGGCACTGGAGCTCCTCGGGGACGGTGCGACTAGCTTGGAGTAAGTCAGCAGTCCGTAGAGTACTTTCACTTTCACCGGCGAGCCCGTACCTCGGGGGCATCGAGACTCTGCCTGTTGGTGGTGAAGTCCTTCTGGCGCAACTCGCGCTGTCGCTTGAGCTCTGCGAGCTTGGCCTTCTTGGCGAGGATCTCGTCTTTGCGTTGCTGTATGGACGACATGTTGCAGTAGGCAAGTGTGCACGGCTGCACCGAGAGGTGTCGATGTCGATGTTAATGTCGATGTATGCAAACACACGCGCTGCACTGATGAGTACGCGCTTCGGCTGGCTGGCTAGACTAGAACTACAAGCAAGGGTCGGTCCTCCTTCTCCGAGGCGCGCCGAAAAGTCAAGCTCACCTCTTGAGCAGCAACACCCAACCACTGACTGCTGCAACGCCCAAGGCCCTTCCCGCCACATCACCCTCTCTCGCGCACCCTCCACTCCATTCAGCAGCATCTCGTGGCTGTCGAGCGTATTCTCGCACCAACTTCCGGTCTTTCCTCGATCTCTACCTCCCGCGATGGCTTCCTCGTCGACAGGAGTGAATGTAAGGACCGCCCTGATCCGAGCCATTGAGCTGCGCACATCGCATCGAAAGGGCTACGTACTGAGCAGAATCGCACACAGGTCCTCCGATGGGGCGCACTGGTCTTCGGCGTCTTTTACGGCTTCTCACACCAGCAAGCCATCAGTTCGAGAGACAAGGCCGCAGCAGCGCAGCACGAATGGGATCGCAAGCAGAACCTCATAAACGAGGCGAAGAAGCAGTTTGCGGAGAAGCACTCCTCAAAGAAGAGCGGTGATGGCGGTACGTGCATGTCCATAGAGAACAGGACCACTGGAAGAGGCATTGGCAGACCGCATGGCCGGACGAATACCTGTTGGGATACGGCGGAGATGCTGACGATGGCTTTCACAGTGATAACAAATCCAGAGGACCCCAAGTTCGACCTCGAAGCGTACTTCAAGAAACTTGAAAGCTCTTGAACGCACCAGGAGAAGTAATGATCACACAGGGACAATACGGGACAAGCGAGATGAGATGCCAGCGCAGAGCATCACGGCATCGATACGGATACGAGAGAGCGAGTGAGGCATGCTTTGGTCTCGCTAACACGATAGAAGCTTGCAGCTCCAATGCTCTGGAGATACCCAGCGCATCTTCGCCAAGCAAAAACTTCTGTATATATCCCCTGTACAACAACACGACATTTGCTGCGTCCGTGGGCGCAACTCAAGACAAGTGCTACTGCCACACGAAAGTGCGTCAACACAGGCATCGATGAGCACAACTCTCGAGCAGGGAAGAGCTCGCAGAGCATGAGATCACGTGAACTTATGCGTAGGGCTCGATTCCGACTTGCTTACCATCGCTCAGGAATCCGGATCTTCTTGTTCCCACTTGGGCTCATGATACCGGCTGACATTGGGACAGCAAATTGACTATATTGTGTAGGCTCCGAGCCGGGAAAAGCCTGCCACTACTTTCTGAGAGTCGCAAACCTAGCGCGGGCACATTCGCGGTGGGAATGATTGCTTTTTGCGAATGGCGCGGTGTCGTGGAAGGCTTGGGGGAAGGAAGAGAAGAGTTGCAAGGATTTTTGGACCGGAGGGCAGGGTTGAGGTCAAGGAGGATCACGCGCCAGAGAATGGGAGGAGAACGATTGTGCATGAGTTAGCAGGAGCTTCAAAGGGTGGTTTGGACGCAATTAGTGATGCGCTTAGTGCGTTTATGAGTGCGCCGCCGCCGGCAGTGTGGATCCGGCAACGTTGTTTGGAAGTGAGCTATGTACTGATCACCAACCAGCATCGGCCCAGCCTTGTGATAGCTTCCCATCACCAGCAGTCTGCAAGCCTGGATCATCAGGAGCGAAGTGTGACTCGGACCTGCTGCTGGCCTTGTCTTTGCCAGCACCATTCGCCGCCCACTGATCATTTTCACCTGCGGCCGGAGCAGCATCCCAAGCACTGACTTTGCTTTTCTGCTTCTTAGCTTCGTTCTTCCTACTCTGCTTGTCGTGTTGGTTCCAAGCATCGCCGCCATTGTCGTTCTTCCCCGAATCCCAGCCACCGTCATTTGCTTTGGACTTTGCAGCGGCCCAGACGCCACCGCCACCATCGCCGCGCTTCACCGATGTGTGGTTACTGACAGAGTCGCTTGGCTTGACATCATCCCTCTGCTGGTCACCACCCCAATTGGCCTGAGATGGCGCCTTTACACCCCAGCCAGTGTTTGATGGTGCAGTTGGTGCTGAGGCTGGCTTGGTACCCGAACTGGACGGCTTGAGTCTCATCTTGAGCATCTCCTGCACGAGCTCATCCTTTGGCAATCGCATCAACTTTTCCTTCTCTGCCTCGTCGACCGCCCGCTTAGTGTCACTGGTGTCGATCTTACGCCTCAAAAGTTTCTCCAGTGTGGACTGGCTCCTGTACTTGAAAGTGAAAATGGCGTAGGGCTTGTCCATAGTGTCGAGATACTCTGGCCGGAAAGTCTTATGGGCATAGTCGGCGCCTCTTCCTGCTTGCACGCCATGACTCAGGTCTCTCGCTCTGCCCGATGGTGCTAAGACGGTTGCTGGTGGCGGATATTCGTACGGGTCGCGCGGTTGCGGCCTTGGTCGACTTGTGCCCTGTTGTGGCTTATCCCAGTCTGCCCAGTATGGCTTGATTACAGGCTCGAGAGCGACGGATGTGGTGGTTCGAGCTGGACGTCTGCTTGATGCGTGGGATCGGGCTTGTCCCTCACCAGCACCGACTTGATTCCAACCGCCGTTACCGCCTTGTTGCGTCTTGGCCTGACTCTGATTGCCCCAGGCGGCTGATTGAGATTTCTGGTTGCCTTTCGCCCAGCTATCAATCTTACTTTTCGCCGTCTGGCTTTTGTTGTCCTTGGTACTTTGGGCCCATGCATCATTGTTCTGGCTTCGGCTTTTATGGGACCCAGCACCATCATTGTTGTGCCAGCCCGCCGTCTTCGATCTGGTGTCGTTGTTATCTCCTCCACCGCCCCAATCGCCTCCATCCTGCTTCGAATCGTTCTTGTCGTTGTTCGCGCCCCAGCCGTTATCTCCCTCGTTGTTAGACTGTCCGTTGTCGTTCGCTCCCCAGGCGCCGGTTCCGTCCTTTTTGGACTCACTCTTGCTGTCATCTTTGTTCTGGTCGTCATTTCCACCGGCTGCGCCACCCCAAGCATCACCTGCTCCGCCGTCATTGGCTTGATTGTCGACATCGTCGGTGGCCCAATTGCCACCTCCTTTCTGGGAGCTAGCACCCCATCCATCTCCCGCCGGCTTCTGGATAGAAGATCTGGCACTGTGGGCACCTGACTGCTTCCTCATCTGCTTCTGTTGTAGCCCGCCGTTCGTCTCGCCATGTCCTTGTTCCTCCCAGCCGTCGTTAGATCTAGGGTTGTGGCCTGTACGGTCATCTATAGCACCGCTCGTTCGGGTCGTTCCAAGCTCAGGCGATTGTAGATGTTGCTGTAGTCTCGGGTCAGGCCATTGTTGCATGTGCGGGTCGTTGGGACCAAAGAGTCGAGCTTCCAGAACCAAGAAATCTCTCGTGTACTGCCAGGTTTTTGGGTCCATTCTGCGCATGCGTGCGTAGATAGCCTGGCGCATTGCAGTGAGCTGTTCGTCGGCCTTTCCCAGTTCTTGCTGCTTGTGTCGAAGAGCCTTCATGGCGCTTAGATACATCTCCGGATCATTTTCCCATGCGTGTGCCTCT contains the following coding sequences:
- a CDS encoding ATP synthase subunit e, mitochondrial — protein: MASSSTGVNVLRWGALVFGVFYGFSHQQAISSRDKAAAAQHEWDRKQNLINEAKKQFAEKHSSKKSGDGVITNPEDPKFDLEAYFKKLESS